In Gossypium hirsutum isolate 1008001.06 chromosome A10, Gossypium_hirsutum_v2.1, whole genome shotgun sequence, the DNA window GGTTATGGcttgtgactctccaaagcaggCCTGGGACAGACTTAAGGAAGAGTTTCAAGGGTCAGACAAAACCAGACAGCAGCAGTTGATCAACTTGAGGAGGGACTTTGAgaatctgaatatgaaagagactGAATCCGTTAAGTAGTACTTTGATAGGATAATGGCTACATTTAATAACATTAGGCTTATTGGGGATGACTTTAGTGATAAAATAATAGTTGAAAAGGTCATTACAACCCTTCTAGAGAAGTATGAGTCAAAAACTTCTTCCTTGGAGGAGTCTAGAGACCAGTCAACCATATCCTTGACAGAGCCAATAAATGCTCTTTATGCACAAGAGCAGAGAAGGGAAAACAAGATGGAGGAGCATTTTGAATGAGCCTTTTAGGCTAGAAGTATAGAAAACTCAAGCTCGAGTTACAAGGGAAAGAAGCCTTGGTCCAAAAAGAAAGAGAAACCAAATAATGATGCAAGAAAAAGGAAGTTTCCACTATGCACTCACTGCAAGAATTCAACTCATTTGGTAAAATATTGTTGGTACAGGCCTGATATTTAGTGTAAAAGTTGCAAGCAACTTGGTCACATGGAAAAAGTCtgtaaaaacaaagcaaaaacacAACTACAACAGTAGAATCAAGCTTAAGCTGTTGAGGATGTTCAAGCTCAAAAGGAGCATATTTTTACTACTTTTTATTTCGCAAGTTCGAGCAAGGTCAGAAAGAATTGGTTGATTGACAGTGGTTGCACTCATTACATTACATCAGATGAAGGCTTGTTTAGGGAACTGGATGCCAGCTTTGTGTCTAAGGTCAGAATTGGGAATAGTGAGTTCATTGAGGCCAATGGAAAATGCAAAGGCAAAGCTGTGATATGCACTTAATCAGGTAACAAAACAACTTTAGAAGTTCTTTTTGTACATGATATTGTCTAGAATTTACTTAGTGTTGGTCAGTTGTTAGAGAAGGGTACACTCCATTATCTTTGAAGATAAAACTTTTGTGATTAAGGATCTTTTTGGTCAAGAGCTAGTGACAATAGCTGTGCATGATAGATCATTTACTTTAGTTGTTAATTAGTTAGAAGTAAAGGCATATACTGCTCTAACTGATGTGTCATGTTTATGGCACAAGCGGTTGGGGCATGTGAACTACAAGTCACTTGGTTTGCTACATAAGATGAATCTAGTTGAAGACATATCCAATATTGAACCTAAAAATGAAGTACGTAAAGTTTGTCAGCTTGGCAAGCAGACCAGATTACCTTTTCCAGTTAACAAAGCTTGGAGAGCTTACGAGAGGCTTCAACTGGTCCATAATAATATTTGTGGACCTATGAAGACCTCTTCATTGAATGGCAGCAGGTATTTTGAGTTGTTCATTGATGATTGCACCAGATTTTTTTGGGtgaattttttgaaacaaaagtCAGAAGTGGTTGATATCTTTTGTAAGTTTAATGCCTTAGCTGAGAATCAAGCAAGTTGTAAACTGAAGGTATTGAGGTTAGACAATGGGACTGAATATGTATCTCAAAAGTTTCAGAAGATTTATGGTGAAGTTGACATCAGTTAACCACCATCTacacaccacagcagaatggtgCTTGTTAGAGAAAGAACAGAATTGTTCTTGATATGGCCAGGTGTTTATTGTTTGAAGGAAAAATGCCTAACATTTTTTGGGCTGAGACAGTGAATACTTCTATGTATTTACTCAACAGATTGCCAACAAATAAAGTCAAAGGCAAAACACCATTTGAAGTTTGGTTTGGACACAAGCCTACTGTCTCACACTTGAAAGTGTTTGGTTGCATATGTTACACATTTGAGCCAACTTAAAAGAGAACCAAGTTAGAAAGAAGGTCCATGCCTAGAGTTTTTGTTGACTATAGTAGCACAAAGAAAGGGTATAGGGTCTTTGATCCATCCATTAAAAAGATTGTTATGAGTAGAGATATGAAATTTATTGAGGGCGGTTGTTGAAAATGGGATGGAATAAATGCAAGCTTGTCTGAGACCAGCAAGATCTTGATTTGCAGCATGTTGAGAATAAAGTTGAAATTGAGGGAGAATATGATGATGTACCTATCAGAGGCATAAGAACTATCACAGACATCTATCAAAGATGTGACATGACCATTATTGAGCCTTTTAACTTTGATAGCGCTGCAAAAGAGGATTGCTGGAAAGAAGCAATGGAGGCAGAAACGGAAATGATTCATAAGAATGGTACATTGAAGCTGGTTGATAGGCCAGCATACAGAAAAATTATTAGTGTGAAATGGGTGTTCAGGACCAAGCACAATGCAGATGGGTCCCTGAATAAGAACAAAGCAAAGCTAGTTGTGAAGAGGTATAGCCAACAATATGGCATTGATTTTTCAAAAACCTTTACACCAATTGTAAGGTTAGACACCATAAGGCTGCTATTTGCCTTAGCTATTCAAAAGCTATGGAAAAAGCACCAGCTGGATGTCAAATATGCTTTCTTGAATAGATTTCTCAAAGAAGAGATCTTTGTTGAGAAGCCAGATGGTTTCAAGTTATGTGGTGAAGGACATAAGGTTTACAAGCTTAAAAAGGCCTTGTATGGCTTAAAGCAGGCTCCAAGGCCTGGTATGACAGAATTGACACATATCTATCAAAGCTTGACTTTGAGAAAAGTGTCAGTGAACCTACTCTCTATGTCAAAAAGGTTGAGAATGAGACCTTATTGATTGTATTCTTATATGTGAATGATTTACTGGTTATTGGTAGCAAAAGTGAACTGATTGAGGAGTTCAAAAAATAGATGCAAGATGTTTTTGAGATGACTGATCTaggcttgatgacttactttctTAGCATGGAAGTGAATCAGAATGAGCATGGGATTTTTATGAGTCAACAAACATTTACATTGAAGATTCTAAACAAGTTTTGCATGACAAATTGCAAACCTGCTAGCACTCCTATGGTACAAAGAGAAAAAATTTTCTGCAAAAGTGACCATAAACGAGTAGATAAGAAGGGCTACAGAAGTCTCGTAGGTTGTCTGCTCTATTTGACAGTAACAATGCCAGACATCATGTATGGAATGAGCCTTCTATCAAGGTTTATGCACTGTAGCAATATTGCTTACTTCAAAGTAGCTAAAAGAGTTCTAAGATATGTCAAAGGAACTCTCAACTTTGGAGTGAAATTTGAGAAGGCTGAAGAATTGAAGTTGCTTGGTTACTCAGATAGTGATTGGGCAGGATCAGCCGATGATATGAAAAATACATCGGGGTATTTATTTCACTCTAGGTTCAAGGGTCTTTTGTTGGACTTCTAAGAAACAACAAACAGTAGCACAATCCACTGAGAAGCATAGTACATTGCAGCTGCTACTActgttaatcaagccatttggcttagaaaACTTTTGAGTGACTTGAATGCTGATCAAAAGGAAACAACAAAGATCAAAGTGGACAACCAGTCTGCTATTTCTATTGCCAAAAATCCTGTGTTTCATGGCAAGACCAAGCACTTCAAGATCAAGTATCATTTTGTAAGGGAGTCATAACTATCAAGGGAAGTCAATTTGATTCATTACAGTTATAAGGCTTAGTTTGTGGACATTCTAACCAAGCCACTCGCTAATGCAAGGTTTGAATATTTGAGAAAAAATTGGCGTCTGCTGCTTAGTAGCCAATGAGGAGTGTTGAAAGTTGGCAACAATGCAGCAACATGCAAATGTCCAATGTGCAATTTggttattaaaattttttgtaaCATGTGACTTATTTTTAGTTTGATTGTAATTTTTCTTTTACTAAGGTTAGTCATGTACTTAGCTGATTTAGTAGCCTCTTAGCTTACCATTAAGCTGATTTTATAGCTTGGATACAAGCACAAGCAATGTTTTGTTTTCTTCCAATGTAATAAAACTACTTATGTATATTGTAATGTTGCTTATTGTAGTAATTAAgagttttcaatttttctctcaaccaacttgagtttttacttctttttttcatctttcaaacataaattttctttgttttgatCTTTGAGTGCTGATATAACTCAACAGTTATGTCTTGGGCCTTTTCAATTCCCAGTCATCTCATGGTTGATTTGAGGGAGAAAATTTTCTTTGTAAAGTGGCTGCAGGTTTTGCATCATTAGTTGTGTTCAAAACCCAACTTTGAGTAGATAAAAAATTGGCACATGGGTTGGAAAGGGCTTCTGCCACAGGAGCTTTTGGCTAATGAAAGCATCCACAATCAACTTAACTGTGGTATTGAGATGATAGTTTAGGCTGCTGACCATGTACCAGTAGTGCAACATGGTTTgagagagaatgttacatatcTTAAGGTGCTTGAGTAGAGGTAGTTTGAGGCTCAGCAGAGAGTAGCCGCACATGCACAACAGCCAGCTATAGCCCCGATAGATGGTGTTCCTGAGATGAGTTTGAAGGAGGTAGTTGAGGCCTATGCACAGCAGTATGAGATGGTATTCAAGCCCAAGCCTGGAAGAATGCATAATGGTCAACAGATATATGGCTTGGGTAACATAAGTGTAATAGTTGAATCACTTCACCAGAAAGTTTTTGCCCAAAAGGATAATGGCTGGTCCTTGGTCTCACTTGATGATTTGTTGGAAATGCACTATAATTCTCTTGCAAGGAGACGTTGAGTTTTAGGTAGTTTACCAGGAAAGATGCTGTAGTGAGAAGTGTTTTTGAGTTTTAAACTGTCCTTTGAAATGAGGTCGATGGTTTTTATGGTCATAGAGGTCTAATGTATTgacatataattcaataaaaaatcttTGTACAAATACAAATCAATtcataaatttctttaatttgaaatctttttatttatttcctttgtaaAGAATGTATTGAACTATAATACACTTTAATTTTATAGTACTTCAATATAACTGTTAAGGTAATtaaattttctaagtcaaaattatatataaaaagaatcagtcattaaaaataataattcttcgAAAGAAATATCAAATTATTTTCGAACAACAACGACaatagaaatataaaattatgttaatgCTAATGAGTTTATTCAatattatgaatttaaaaaaaaagaaaattgtatGCTATTTATACTACGTGAAGCATGCACTCTTAAAATCGTTTTTTATCTACTTGTTATTTTGTTTAGTGTAAGTAAAACatattttgtgaatttattttgaaaaggaagtcaaatttcaacaattattttttaatcattttcactaatataattaaaatcgcAAAGTAACAAGTGTCGCACTAGAAACTAATGTtttaaaaagtgaaatttaatgtattttataatacttaatattaaactaattttttatttgatataaattCATAACATATAAACAAATTTATTCAAACTTAATTTCcttttggcaaaaaaaaaacatttttaagctACATCTAGGCTCGTTCCAAAAGTGAGagagtttagataaaaaaaataggcccaaaaaatgagtTTGGGTCAAAAAATAAAGCTGTTTAAAAACAGGTCTTACCTCGGGTAAAGCTTTTTTAGCTCAAGCCCAgcccaaatttgtaaaaaaaaaggcttttttttactgttttgatgctattttcttcttgttttcttctattttgtcaccatttcactattatatttttattgtttggatattgtataattattattttattataaattttgttattttttagagACAGTTGCTTGTTAAATTGcacctattttagtgttattttagtatacatatatttttaaatttttttaatttattaggaaatatttattttaatgttaatagtattctttatgcatttattttttaaaaaattatataaaaaataatatatatttttaatacaggAGGTCGAACCAAGCTCAAGTTTTAACTTTTTATCTGGATCGGAttcgaacaaaattttaggcctgttTTAAGGCTATACCCAAACCTAACAAacggatttaaatttttagttagaCCTAGGCCGACCAATGGATACCTCTAATCACATCATCAAGCGCCAGATCAAAGTCATCCTCTTCGAATTCAAAATCAATATTATTGCTTTTAGAATTGCCTCTCAATGTGTCTCTGAAAGAAGCTTCAGGTTTCTCCTCCTTTGCCATCTCAAGGTCATTGATAGGTCAAATCATCACCCTTTTTATTCTATCACTCGTTCAAGCTCCATGGGGATAGGTGAGCTAGGGCGTTCATGGTTgggagttgtaacgccccaaaaattgggcctagaaagaATTGGGCCTTGAGTCTAGGATTCAGATAGAagaaaacttgaataattaagaggttttaaatattatcgtttaagaaaaaaatttt includes these proteins:
- the LOC121208074 gene encoding uncharacterized mitochondrial protein AtMg00810-like, which encodes MQDVFEMTDLGLMTYFLSMEVNQNEHGIFMSQQTFTLKILNKFCMTNCKPASTPMVQREKIFCKSDHKRVDKKGYRSLVGCLLYLTVTMPDIMYGMSLLSRFMHCSNIAYFKVAKRVLRYVKGTLNFGVKFEKAEELKLLGYSDSDWAGSADDMKNTSGKLLSDLNADQKETTKIKVDNQSAISIAKNPVFHGKTKHFKIKYHFRVAAHAQQPAIAPIDGVPEMSLKEVVEAYAQQYEMVFKPKPGRMHNGQQIYGLGNISVIVESLHQKVFAQKDNGWSLVSLDDLLEMHYNSLARRR